The stretch of DNA GCTCACCGCGCCCCTCCGCCTCCTTCCCCTCCCCCAGTTTCTGCGTAACTATGATTTTGGTGGTTGCGTGTGATTGTATTATACTATTGGGTTGGCGGTGGCTCTGGTGGGTGGGGACTGGGCTGGATTTCGCGCGAGCTCGTCCCCTCCACGTTCTAGGATCTTCGGCATGGCCTTGTTTCGATGCTCCAGTTTCACTGTTCGATTGGGAACTGTATGCGATTGCTGTATGGCCTTGATCCAGATTTGGTTACGCCTCCTTGACACGCGTAATGTTCAGATTTGCTTTAGCTGAGGTGTTGATCTGGTCATATCAATTTGATTGTTCGAGCTCGTTAAGGCGGTTGGGTGATTGCAGCTCTGTTTTCTGGCAACAGTATTCGGTTACTTAGCTTTTAGACTACTAGTGTTAAGAACTGGAGATGGTTGATGCTTTATCAGTACTAGCCGCTAGGTACACCCAGGGAATGAATGATTAGCACAGTTGACCTTAATTTGAAAAAGATTTGCAGGGTTTGCTGATTATGTGGTGATCAGGTAGATATTGGATGCTCAATTTTGATTATACTAGCTAAATGCTCGTATGTTTCTATGGAGATTTTATTGTATTAACTATCAACTGCATGCATTATTTAACCATCAGTCCACAACTTTGTGCAAAATGAAAAATCCCAAAGTATACATCAATCAAATGAAAAGGGCAGTGAATTCATGATACATGAGTGCTAAATAGAATGTACGGCAATTGTGGCACTTTTGCCGGAAGAGGAAGTCAAGTTACTTTGCTAAGTTATATACAAGCATGAAAAGTCATCACGTTAGTATACTTCGCTATGTATTATAATTGTCCTTGAAATGGGTACTTTTCGGTTTTCGCAGAAGAACTTTCTAAGAACAAGACCTGCTGTCGTGCATTGTAATATTAAGCATTGTAGGCAGCTGGTACAAGTCACTTTTTTGTTGTTGAATTGTCCTTTCCCGTCCCATGCAATCCTATATTTATGGCTATTGCATTCCTTATCTTTTCAGGGTTGGTTAGCATGTGCATAAATCTGGAGCGGCATAAGCTAGCCCAGCTCAACTCTGTAGGGCCCATATTATTCAAGGCTAAAGCACATGGTCCATCAAATGTTTTGTATAGATAATAGTTTGTTTTGTCTATACAAAAAAAGATAGTAGTCGGTTTTATCTCTAAAAAAAAGAAGATAGTAGTTGGTTTTAGAGCTTCATGCACAATCGTTGTGCATTTTAGCATATTTATTACTGCACATTTCCCCTTTGCGCTTCATTATTTTATCGCTTGACTTCTGATCAAATGCTCCTTTGACTTGCTTTCTTTTCAGGCTATCTATCAAAATTGCATGGCAGTTTTGGACCAATTGTTCGATTGTGGTTAGGACCATCTCAACTACTTGTCTCAGTTAAAGATGCTTCCCTAATCAAAGAGATGCTAACAAAAGCTGAAGATAAGTTACCACTGACTGGGAGGACATATAGTTTAGCTTGTGGAAGACCTGGCCTATTCATTTCCTCATTCGAAAAGGTATGTTGTTGATGTGGATATCTGTAGTATTACGCTTTCTTTTGTCTTGCCATATGTGTTACTATGCTAGTTATAATTGGTAGACGGTACATACATTATTGGTTTGATCTTGTGTTTACTTCTTTTGATGCTCTTGTCCTTCTTTTCAGGTCAAAAGTACCAGGGAATCACTGAACATATTCTTGAATGAAAAACTTAACGTCGCTGCCAGTGAAAGTTCTTTCAAGATCATTGAAGCTGTTCTCCATAGAACCGACTCTACTAAGGACAAGGATTCTCTGGACTGCAGATCTTTTTCCCAACACATGGCATTTAACATCATTGGTGCAGCTCTTTTTGGTGATGTCTTGTTTGATTGGTCTGATGCTGCAGCATATGAGGAGCTTCTGATGGTTGTTGCAAAGGACGGCTGCTTCTGGGCTTCTTATGCGGTTCCCCCATTTTGGAAACCTGGTTATAGGAGGTACCGGACCCTATGCGCTAAGCTGAAGATCTTAACAGAAAGCATCATCAGAAAATCCATAGACCAAAATGGTGCACTTAGACATAACAATCTGAGCTCCTGTAAGATAAGTGAAGGGGTGGTAAAAGATCCAGTTAGATGTACTTCTCTGCTAGATGGGATGATATCAGGTCGTGGTTTCGATGGGGCTGTGCAAGGGCCTCTCAGTTCAGAAGAAGAAATATGTGGGAATATCGTGGGTTTGATGCTGCATGGAATTTCCACATCTGCTAACTTGATCTGCAACATTTTGAAGAGACTTGTCTTGTATCCAAAGCTGAAAGACCAGGTACATGTTTTTATTTCTCTGTGGCAAGTTGTCCTGCTTGCTCTTTGTCTGATGTTAACACTGGTGCTTCTTACCGCCTTCTTGTTCGTACGATGAAATGAACATATATGTTCTAAACATGTCACATGGTTACATAAGTTTCATAGCCCCCATCACTTTTCATTTTTATTCATTGCTTCCACCCCACTGTATATTATTTTGAATTCTTGGTTGTCTCAGGGTTATATGTCGTGTGCATAATATATGTTTTTCTAGTTTGTCTGACTTGGGTGAAGTGACCTTTACTCCATGTCCACATCAACTAAAATGTTCTTGTCGGTGTGTGTTTGAGTTTATACTGTTTGACTTTGACTTACAGTTGCTGCTTCTTTGGACAGCTATATGCAGATATTGTTGCAGTTCACACTGAATCATCTGAGCTGGTGATGGATGACGTGCTTAAGATGCAATTTGTACTTGCCACTGTTTGTGAATCTGCTCGCCTTTTGCCTGCTGGACCTCTTCTCCAGCGATGTTCTATGCAATACGGTACACATGCTTCTTAAGAAAGAAAAATCTTCAGCAACACTGAGCTTTAGAGCTTGTTTACCTGTATGATTACATGGTCTTATCATTCATTTTCAAAATTGTTTACACGTTCCTTATGTTGAAATTATGCCTTCATCCTGAATTTCATTTACACATCTAGCTGCAAGAGAGATCAAGTGTTACTGATTCCTAGTAGTGTCTTTGCTATATTATTGATCTCGCTTTGATTTGAATTGCAGATTTGACTCTCAAATCTAGCAGCACTATACCAGCTGAAGCGATATTGGTTGTTCCT from Triticum urartu cultivar G1812 unplaced genomic scaffold, Tu2.1 TuUngrouped_contig_4556, whole genome shotgun sequence encodes:
- the LOC125528000 gene encoding alpha-humulene 10-hydroxylase-like (The sequence of the model RefSeq protein was modified relative to this genomic sequence to represent the inferred CDS: added 373 bases not found in genome assembly), translating into MFHSIFPLPREDTRGGARALSQLAAMAPSCGAAVPYTLLGALLSGGSYAPSWPACGGRAFLRDYAQRGTNAMLWLGFLAVTLVLLRRIAALLRLWALGSRLPGPPALLADPGLAAVCRAGGDITGYLSKLHGSFGPIVRLWLGPSQLLVSVKDASLIKEMLTKAEDKLPLTGRTYSLACGRPGLFISSFEKVKSTRESLNIFLNEKLNVAASESSFKIIEAVLHRTDSTKDKDSLDCRSFSQHMAFNIIGAALFGDVLFDWSDAAAYEELLMVVAKDGCFWASYAVPPFWKPGYRRYRTLCAKLKILTESIIRKSIDQNGALRHNNLSSCKISEGVVKDPVRCTSLLDGMISGRGFDGAVQGPLSSEEEICGNIVGLMLHGISTSANLICNILKRLVLYPKLKDQLYADIVAVHTESSELVMDDVLKMQFVLATVCESARLLPAGPLLQRCSMQYDLTLKSSSTIPAEAILVVPLHLVQMDASIWGNDACQFNPSRFLQKDIDLGGILAAHKGSNGIKLFTECDKSDSFLPFGSGNRACVGQKFAILGISMLVASLLHNYEVQPQPALTKEMGLAVDSSNLRHLPNPKIILTKRKI